From one Alicyclobacillus acidocaldarius subsp. acidocaldarius Tc-4-1 genomic stretch:
- a CDS encoding Cof-type HAD-IIB family hydrolase, whose product MKTKQRVKMVFLDIDGTLFVNGRIVPKSAAAVAKLIENHIPVAVCTGRSVIHAQHVQASLGIPYGIYFNGGLVKAGDREIFALPFSREVVRGILQAAERRGIQTIIHTHDHAFSLRPIPPQYLPVLASYDFPPIACEPRMADRLDEIGVFQLNAFMTAEWDDVFEREFPECYVYRWHEQAVDFQRRKSDKSIGAMHLLSYLGIAPEDAVHIGDGGNDIGMFRTMGYSFAMGNANDEVKRAAKRVTSSADEGGVADALAELGLI is encoded by the coding sequence GTGAAAACCAAGCAACGCGTCAAAATGGTGTTTCTCGACATCGATGGCACGCTGTTTGTAAACGGCCGGATCGTGCCCAAAAGCGCCGCGGCGGTCGCCAAACTCATTGAAAACCACATTCCGGTCGCCGTGTGCACGGGTCGGAGCGTCATTCATGCGCAGCACGTGCAGGCCTCGCTCGGGATCCCATACGGCATCTATTTTAACGGCGGTTTGGTAAAGGCCGGAGATCGAGAAATCTTTGCTCTGCCTTTCTCGCGCGAAGTGGTTCGCGGCATCCTGCAAGCGGCGGAGCGCCGCGGCATTCAGACCATCATTCACACGCACGATCACGCCTTCAGCCTGCGGCCTATTCCACCGCAATATCTTCCAGTCCTCGCGTCCTACGACTTCCCGCCCATCGCTTGCGAGCCGAGGATGGCCGATCGGCTGGACGAGATCGGCGTCTTTCAGCTGAACGCATTCATGACCGCCGAGTGGGACGACGTGTTCGAACGCGAGTTCCCCGAATGCTACGTGTACCGCTGGCATGAACAGGCCGTCGACTTCCAGCGACGGAAGTCCGACAAGTCCATCGGCGCGATGCACCTCCTCTCGTATCTGGGCATCGCACCTGAGGACGCCGTGCACATCGGAGACGGCGGGAACGACATCGGCATGTTCCGCACCATGGGATACTCCTTCGCCATGGGCAACGCGAATGACGAGGTCAAGCGCGCGGCCAAACGCGTCACGTCAAGCGCCGACGAGGGCGGCGTAGCGGACGCTTTGGCCGAACTTGGGCTCATCTGA
- a CDS encoding glycine--tRNA ligase — protein sequence MQVTMDTLVSLAKRRGFIFPGSEIYGGLANTWDYGPLGAQVKHNLKRAWWRFFIEQNPLNVGLDSAILMNKQVWVASGHVANFHDPMVDCRQCKARFRADKLIEEAAEAQGKSLVVDGLPFAEMERLIEELQIACPNCGARDFTNVRQFNMMFRTFQGVTEDAANEVYLRPETAQGIFVNFKNVQRTMRKKLPFGIGQFGKSFRNEITPGNFIFRTREFEQMELEFFCAPGEDEKWFAYWRQTCMDWLLSLGIKAEHLRFRDHAKEQLSHYSKATTDIEYHFPFGWGELLGVANRTDYDLKAHQEHSGENMMVQEEGREPFIPYCIEPSIGADRLFLAVFADAYDEEEVAEGDTRVVLRLHPKLAPYQVAVLPLSKKLNEPAHRLYLDLIQVYSADYDETGSIGKRYRRQDEIGTPFCVTYDFESESDGQVTIRMRDSMEQVRIPMEGVRAWLDEQLRSSGATW from the coding sequence ATGCAGGTCACAATGGACACGTTGGTGTCGCTCGCAAAGCGGCGAGGCTTTATTTTCCCTGGTTCCGAGATTTACGGCGGATTGGCCAACACGTGGGATTATGGGCCGCTCGGCGCCCAGGTCAAACACAATTTGAAGCGCGCCTGGTGGCGGTTTTTCATCGAGCAAAATCCGTTGAATGTCGGTCTGGATTCGGCCATCCTCATGAATAAGCAGGTGTGGGTGGCGTCTGGACACGTGGCAAACTTCCACGACCCGATGGTGGACTGCCGTCAGTGCAAGGCCCGCTTCCGGGCGGATAAACTCATTGAAGAGGCTGCAGAGGCGCAGGGGAAGTCGTTGGTGGTGGACGGCCTGCCGTTTGCCGAGATGGAGCGGCTGATTGAGGAACTTCAAATCGCTTGCCCTAACTGCGGAGCTCGCGATTTTACGAACGTCCGGCAGTTCAACATGATGTTCCGCACGTTTCAAGGCGTGACCGAAGACGCGGCCAACGAGGTGTATCTCCGCCCCGAGACCGCGCAAGGCATTTTTGTGAACTTTAAAAACGTCCAACGCACCATGCGCAAGAAACTGCCGTTTGGCATCGGTCAGTTTGGCAAAAGCTTCCGAAACGAAATCACGCCCGGGAACTTCATCTTTCGCACGCGCGAATTCGAACAGATGGAGCTCGAGTTCTTCTGCGCGCCAGGCGAAGACGAAAAATGGTTTGCGTATTGGCGGCAGACATGTATGGACTGGTTGCTCTCACTCGGGATCAAGGCGGAACATCTGCGGTTTCGCGATCACGCAAAGGAGCAACTGTCCCACTACAGCAAGGCGACGACGGACATCGAGTACCATTTTCCGTTCGGCTGGGGCGAGCTTTTGGGTGTCGCGAATCGCACCGATTACGACCTCAAGGCACACCAGGAGCACTCCGGGGAGAACATGATGGTGCAGGAGGAAGGCCGAGAGCCCTTCATTCCCTATTGCATCGAGCCTTCGATCGGCGCTGATCGCCTGTTTCTCGCGGTCTTCGCGGACGCCTACGACGAGGAAGAAGTGGCGGAAGGCGACACGCGCGTCGTTCTCCGGCTGCACCCGAAGCTCGCGCCTTACCAGGTCGCGGTGTTGCCTTTGTCGAAGAAGCTGAACGAACCGGCGCACCGTCTCTACCTGGACCTGATTCAGGTGTATAGTGCCGATTACGATGAGACGGGGTCTATTGGGAAGCGATATCGCAGGCAGGACGAGATCGGCACGCCCTTCTGCGTGACGTATGATTTCGAGTCGGAATCGGACGGACAGGTGACCATCCGGATGCGCGATTCGATGGAACAGGTCAGAATCCCGATGGAAGGCGTGCGCGCATGGCTGGATGAACAATTGCGGTCGTCGGGCGCGACGTGGTGA